One segment of Aulosira sp. FACHB-615 DNA contains the following:
- a CDS encoding FIST signal transduction protein, giving the protein MLKVILGHSDDPDTQEATQEVIDRCVSQLRNLPELPIKAGIIFAAIDFDHALILKEIRQVFPDIDLIGCTTDGEISSILGFQQDSLTLMLFCSDTVDIHAGVGYKAKENPLAAAQQAVQQATQKCGTPAKLCVTLPASYLADGSTTNGELILASLKSALGSEVPILGGAAGDQFRFKTAYQFFGNEVFTDALPILIFSGDILFSYGTGCGWTPIGRKSIVTKSHGTVVEEIDGVSALTFYQRYLGDRQPTAENPLAVYEGNSDRYYMRVPNTCTSTSSINFLGSVPEKATVQMTDFNRDDVLHAVKTSLQTALENYPGTEPDAILLFSCCCRRWLLGTRAKEEYQIIKTELGKEIPICGFYTYGEFAPIQPQGSTYYHQETFVTLLLGTK; this is encoded by the coding sequence ATGTTAAAGGTGATTCTTGGTCATAGTGATGACCCCGATACTCAAGAGGCGACGCAAGAGGTAATAGATAGATGTGTGAGTCAATTACGTAATTTACCGGAACTGCCAATTAAGGCTGGTATTATATTTGCAGCGATAGACTTTGACCATGCACTGATTCTCAAAGAAATTCGGCAAGTATTTCCAGATATTGACTTGATTGGTTGTACTACAGATGGTGAAATCTCTTCAATATTAGGGTTTCAGCAAGATTCCTTAACGCTGATGCTGTTCTGTTCTGACACTGTAGATATTCATGCAGGGGTAGGGTACAAAGCCAAAGAAAATCCCTTGGCGGCGGCGCAGCAAGCTGTACAACAGGCTACGCAGAAATGTGGAACCCCAGCAAAATTATGTGTCACCTTACCTGCGAGTTATTTAGCAGATGGTTCCACTACCAATGGCGAGTTAATTTTGGCAAGTTTGAAATCAGCTTTAGGTTCTGAGGTGCCAATTTTAGGCGGTGCAGCAGGAGATCAATTTAGGTTTAAAACGGCTTATCAATTTTTTGGGAATGAAGTTTTTACCGATGCACTGCCAATTCTGATTTTTTCTGGAGATATCTTGTTTTCTTATGGAACTGGCTGCGGTTGGACACCCATTGGACGCAAGAGTATTGTGACAAAATCTCACGGAACGGTGGTTGAGGAAATTGATGGAGTCTCAGCACTGACATTTTATCAGCGATATTTGGGCGATCGCCAACCAACAGCAGAAAATCCTTTAGCAGTATACGAAGGAAATAGCGATCGCTACTATATGCGAGTTCCCAATACTTGCACATCAACTAGTAGCATTAATTTTTTAGGCAGTGTACCAGAAAAAGCCACAGTTCAGATGACCGACTTTAACCGCGATGATGTTCTTCACGCTGTCAAAACATCACTGCAAACAGCCTTAGAAAATTATCCTGGTACAGAACCAGATGCTATATTACTATTTTCTTGTTGCTGTCGGCGTTGGTTATTAGGCACAAGAGCCAAAGAAGAGTATCAAATTATCAAAACAGAACTTGGTAAAGAAATTCCGATTTGTGGGTTCTATACTTATGGTGAATTTGCTCCCATACAACCACAAGGTTCTACATATTATCATCAAGAGACATTTGTGACTTTGCTATTAGGCACAAAATAA